Proteins from one Erysipelothrix larvae genomic window:
- a CDS encoding PTS sugar transporter subunit IIA, which yields MIKLIICGHGNFASGLLSSLSLIIGNNSNIYCIDFGGEDDGSGIKNLFMKYAGNSQTIIATDLYGGTPFKQAAMLSMSLSNIHVLTGINLGMLLELSFRLNSTNSIYEILEEVVALGRDNISYFKP from the coding sequence ATGATTAAGTTAATTATTTGTGGTCATGGTAATTTTGCCTCTGGGCTACTTTCTTCGTTAAGTCTCATTATTGGTAACAATTCAAATATTTATTGTATCGATTTTGGTGGAGAAGATGACGGATCAGGTATAAAAAATCTGTTTATGAAATATGCAGGTAACTCTCAGACTATAATCGCAACGGATTTATATGGTGGAACACCATTCAAGCAAGCTGCAATGTTATCTATGTCATTAAGTAATATTCATGTGCTCACTGGAATCAATTTGGGTATGTTGTTGGAACTGTCTTTTCGACTTAATTCAACTAACTCCATATACGAAATTTTGGAAGAAGTTGTTGCTTTGGGGCGAGATAATATATCCTATTTCAAACCATGA
- a CDS encoding HesB/YadR/YfhF family protein, translating to MKINVSKEAAQWYQENMDLQKGDALRFYGKVYGSSSGFSLAVMKLEPTRPYASQEVDGITYYIEHGDAWYFEDKDLTITLGEKYSEPHYELS from the coding sequence ATGAAAATAAATGTAAGTAAAGAAGCAGCTCAATGGTATCAAGAAAATATGGATTTACAAAAAGGAGATGCCCTAAGGTTTTATGGTAAAGTTTACGGAAGCAGTTCAGGATTCTCCTTAGCTGTTATGAAACTCGAACCAACACGGCCGTATGCGAGTCAAGAAGTAGATGGTATTACCTACTATATTGAGCATGGAGATGCATGGTATTTTGAAGACAAGGACCTTACGATTACATTAGGTGAAAAATATAGTGAACCTCATTATGAACTATCTTAG
- a CDS encoding hydrolase yields the protein MNIPEYNGNLRAHSVKLPEAIHQAKGIRIFGRLIRSLVFSTDIAVIRNCNADAVIAVYPFTPQPVISNALIMASDIPVFTGIGGGTTRGPRVINLAVDAERQGAMGVVVNAPTKNEVISRVRQRLEIPIVVTVLSENEDIEARLNSGATILNVSAAARTPEVVRKIREKFPDAAIMATGGPTNESILETIEAGANAITFTPPSTAELFKEMMARYRESL from the coding sequence ATGAATATTCCAGAGTACAATGGTAATTTAAGAGCACATAGTGTAAAACTTCCAGAAGCAATCCACCAAGCAAAAGGGATTCGAATTTTTGGACGACTTATTCGCTCACTTGTATTTTCAACTGATATCGCAGTGATTCGTAACTGTAATGCCGACGCGGTGATTGCAGTATACCCATTTACTCCACAACCTGTAATTTCCAATGCATTAATTATGGCATCGGATATTCCAGTCTTTACAGGAATCGGTGGAGGCACAACACGTGGTCCACGTGTCATTAACCTTGCGGTCGATGCAGAACGCCAAGGTGCTATGGGTGTTGTTGTAAATGCACCAACAAAAAATGAAGTCATCTCACGCGTAAGACAACGCCTGGAAATTCCAATTGTTGTCACTGTTTTGAGCGAAAATGAAGATATTGAAGCACGACTCAATAGTGGTGCAACCATCTTGAATGTATCCGCTGCAGCACGAACTCCTGAAGTTGTGCGTAAAATCCGCGAGAAATTTCCCGATGCTGCCATTATGGCAACAGGGGGACCTACAAATGAATCAATTCTGGAAACAATTGAAGCAGGCGCTAATGCGATTACCTTTACACCACCATCAACTGCTGAGTTGTTCAAAGAAATGATGGCTCGGTATCGAGAATCGCTCTAA